Part of the Chitinivibrio alkaliphilus ACht1 genome is shown below.
CACCACGAACAAGAACAATGGAGTGTTCCTGGAGATTATGCCCTTCACCGGGAATATACGCATTGATCTCCATCTTGTTTGAGAGCCGCACACGAGCTACTTTTCTCAAAGCAGAGTTAGGTTTTTTCGGTGTTGTCGTAAAAACACGGGTACATACACCGCGTTTTTGGGGACAACTGTCAAGAGCAACAGACATGCTCTTTGACGTTACTTGCTTTCTACCTTTTCGTACCAACTGGTTTATCGTAGGCAAATTACATCCTCCTGATTTTTTTTGTCGCGATAATATACATCACGTATCGCGACAAATACAAAACTAAATTATTTCACCGCCAAAATCATCATCACCGAAATCTTCCACCGCCGTATCGCCATCTTCGGCCATCACGTCGATATCCTGAATTTCGATATCACGATACATTTTAGCACCACTTCCGGCTGGTATGAGATTACCCATAATGATATTTTCCTTCAATCCGCGAAGAGGATCTATCTTATGGTTCACTGCCGCCGCCGCAAGCACCTTCGTTGTTTCCTGGAATGATGCCGCTGAAAGAAAAGACTCCGTACCGAGGGACGCCTTGGTAATCCCTTGCAGAAGAGGACGTGAGACTGCTGGCTGCAGCTCATCTTCTACCAAGAGTTCATTTTCCTTACGGAGGGATTTCTTATCAACCTTATCACCCCGGATATAATCTGAGTCTCCAGCGTCTTCAATAACAACCTTTCGCAACATCTGTGCAACGACAACTTCGATGTGCTTATCATCAATTTTTACACCCTGCAAGCGGTAAACAGACTGTACTTCATCAATGAGAAAGCGTTGTACTTCGTATTCGCCAAGAACTCGCAATATTTCGTGGGGATCCAAAGATCCTTCACAGAGACGATCACCGACACGAACTCGGTCTCCGTCCT
Proteins encoded:
- the rpsL gene encoding 30S ribosomal protein S12, encoding MPTINQLVRKGRKQVTSKSMSVALDSCPQKRGVCTRVFTTTPKKPNSALRKVARVRLSNKMEINAYIPGEGHNLQEHSIVLVRGGRVKDVPGVRYHIVRGSLDTQGVEDRKQSRSKYGTRKPK